In the Tissierellales bacterium genome, one interval contains:
- the yedE gene encoding YedE family putative selenium transporter, producing MHNKKGIILTGSIVGLIAVLLVKFGNPANMGFCIACFIRDIAGATGFHRAAVVQYLRPEIIGLVLGAFIASKISGEFSSKGGSSPFTRLILGALVMIGALMFLGCPLRMVLRIAGGDLNAIIGLFGFIAGILVGVKVLEKGFTLKRNYKQPKLEGYAFPIFNLFLFAVFLMVPSLFIFSSKGPGALAAPIWIALVCGLIVGFLSQKSRLCMVGGTRDMIMFKDNYLLLGFLSVIVVAMIGNIAFGFFNLGFDSQPVAHSDALWNFLGMAVVGWASVLLGGCPLRQLILAGEGNSDSAITVAGLFIGAGICHNFGLASSPKGPTFNGQIAVAICFIILLLLSYINSNAFGRNDS from the coding sequence ATGCATAACAAAAAAGGTATCATATTAACAGGTAGCATAGTTGGCTTAATTGCTGTTCTGCTAGTTAAATTTGGAAATCCCGCTAACATGGGTTTCTGCATCGCTTGTTTCATTAGAGATATCGCTGGTGCAACCGGTTTTCACCGTGCAGCTGTAGTTCAATATCTCAGACCGGAAATAATAGGTTTAGTTTTAGGGGCTTTTATCGCATCTAAAATTAGTGGTGAATTCAGCTCGAAAGGTGGCTCTTCTCCATTTACAAGATTGATTTTAGGAGCTTTAGTAATGATTGGAGCATTAATGTTCTTAGGTTGTCCTCTTAGAATGGTTCTAAGAATCGCTGGCGGAGATTTAAATGCTATTATAGGATTATTTGGTTTTATAGCCGGTATATTAGTTGGAGTTAAAGTTCTTGAAAAAGGATTTACTCTAAAAAGAAATTATAAACAACCTAAATTAGAAGGATACGCTTTCCCTATTTTCAACTTATTTCTATTTGCAGTATTTTTAATGGTTCCAAGTTTATTTATATTTAGTAGTAAAGGACCTGGAGCATTAGCCGCACCAATATGGATTGCATTAGTTTGTGGATTAATTGTAGGTTTTCTATCTCAAAAATCTAGATTATGTATGGTTGGAGGAACTCGTGACATGATAATGTTTAAAGACAATTATTTGTTACTTGGATTCTTATCAGTAATAGTTGTTGCTATGATTGGCAATATTGCTTTCGGATTTTTCAATCTAGGATTTGATTCACAGCCTGTAGCTCACTCAGATGCACTTTGGAACTTCTTAGGAATGGCGGTTGTTGGTTGGGCCTCAGTTCTATTAGGTGGTTGTCCTCTTAGACAGCTAATATTAGCAGGTGAAGGTAATTCAGATTCAGCAATAACTGTTGCAGGTTTGTTTATAGGTGCTGGTATTTGCCATAATTTTGGTTTGGCATCTAGCCCAAAAGGGCCTACTTTCAATGGCCAAATTGCAGTTGCTATTTGTTTTATAATTCTTTTATTACTTTCATATATAAATTCTAATGCATTTGGAAGAAATGATTCTTAG
- a CDS encoding aminotransferase class V-fold PLP-dependent enzyme: MDRIYLDNGATSFPKAPGVGESMANYINMVGSSINRGAYDSAYEAENIVFETRELVADLFGDENPENVVFTKNITEAMNLILKGLLENGDEVVVSSVEHNAVMRPLRRLEADEDVKIKICKCDNEGNLDLEYLEEIMSENIKAVIMTHASNVSGTILPLKEVGEICKKYGVYFIVDCAQTAGLLNIDRKELNASAIAFTGHKSLLGPQGIGGCLLDKGFAEIVKPFIEGGTGSFSEEEIQPSYMPDKFESGTPNIPGIYGLNVALKYINERGIENMYEHEMKLMDVFLKELIKINEIKVIGRSDLKNRMAVCSVDFFNQDNGEIAYLLSKEYGISTRCGLHCAPSAHKTLNTFPNGTVRFSIGHANTLEEIEKAIEAIKTLSSQ; encoded by the coding sequence TTGGATAGAATTTATTTGGATAATGGAGCTACATCTTTTCCCAAAGCACCTGGCGTTGGAGAAAGCATGGCAAATTACATAAATATGGTAGGATCAAGTATTAATAGGGGGGCATATGACTCAGCATATGAAGCCGAAAATATTGTTTTTGAAACTAGAGAATTAGTAGCCGATCTATTTGGAGATGAAAATCCTGAGAATGTTGTATTTACAAAAAATATAACGGAAGCTATGAACCTTATATTGAAAGGATTACTTGAAAATGGTGATGAGGTTGTTGTTTCTTCAGTAGAGCACAATGCTGTAATGCGTCCGCTTAGAAGATTAGAAGCAGATGAAGATGTAAAAATAAAAATTTGCAAATGTGATAATGAAGGAAATTTGGATTTAGAATATCTCGAAGAGATAATGTCTGAGAATATTAAAGCAGTTATAATGACACATGCATCAAATGTTTCAGGAACGATATTACCACTAAAGGAAGTAGGGGAAATATGCAAAAAGTATGGAGTTTATTTTATAGTGGATTGCGCACAGACGGCAGGACTTCTAAACATAGATAGGAAAGAATTAAATGCTAGTGCTATAGCATTTACGGGTCATAAGTCATTATTAGGACCACAGGGAATTGGAGGATGCCTGCTTGATAAAGGCTTTGCTGAGATAGTAAAACCATTTATAGAAGGCGGTACAGGGAGTTTTTCAGAGGAGGAAATTCAGCCAAGTTATATGCCGGATAAATTCGAATCAGGCACGCCAAATATTCCTGGAATTTATGGATTGAATGTAGCTCTTAAGTATATAAATGAACGTGGTATTGAAAATATGTATGAACATGAAATGAAATTAATGGATGTGTTTTTGAAAGAGCTAATTAAAATTAATGAGATAAAAGTGATTGGAAGATCTGATTTAAAAAATAGAATGGCAGTGTGTTCGGTAGATTTTTTCAACCAAGATAATGGTGAAATAGCATATTTACTTAGTAAAGAGTATGGAATAAGTACGAGATGCGGTTTGCATTGTGCACCTTCAGCACATAAAACACTTAATACATTTCCGAATGGAACAGTGAGATTTAGTATTGGTCATGCCAATACATTAGAAGAAATAGAAAAAGCAATTGAGGCTATAAAGACACTTTCAAGTCAATGA